In the genome of Thermoleophilia bacterium, the window AGGCGCGCCGCAGATGGACGCCGGCGCCCTCAACCGTCGGCCGACCGGGAGCGACAAACGTGACTTCGCGGATGGCAGGCATCGCGACCTCCTTGTCGTTGCGTCGCAGGCATCAGCCGAAGCGCACGCAGCGCATCGACATCGCCGCCATCTCGATTGCCGCGTAGGGAAACGAGACGGCGTCGTCCCGCGTACTCATGGCCGCCGCGTAGAGAAGCGGCAGATAGTGGTCGGTGGTAGGCACCGAGAGTCGCGCGGCGCGGCCCGCGGCCATGTAGTCCACGAGCCGCTCACGATCTCTCCTCTCCACGGCTTCGGCGACCCAAGCGTCGAACTCCTCCGCCCATGGCTCGGGGACGGCGTTCGGCGCCCAACTCACACCGGCGAAGCTGTGCACAATGTTGCCGCTGCCGACGACCAGCACGCCCCGATCGCGCAACGGCGCGAGACGGCGCCCGATGTCCCAATGCGCAGCGGGCGAGGCGACCATGTCGAGCGACAGCTCGAAGACGGGCACGTCGGCCGCCGACCACAGATGACGCAGAATCGCCCATGCGGCGTGATCGAGACCCCACTCGTCGTCGGCCTCGATCTCCGGCACCATCTCGCGTACGAGAGCCGCGCTGCCCGGCGCTCCCGGTGCCGGGTACTGAATGTCGTAGAGCTCCCGGGGGAACCCGCCGAAGTCGTGGATCGTGCGCGGCATTGCCGCCGTCAGAACATGAGTACTCCCGCGCGTGAGCCAGTGCGCCGAGATCACGAGCACCGCGTCGGGGCGTGGCAGCGCCGCCGCCAACTTGCGCAGAGCGCGCGTGAAGCTGTTGTCGGCCAGAGCGTTCATGGGATTGCCGTGAGCCAAGAAGAGCACCGGCAAACGTGGCGTGGACCTCGTCGCAGGCATATGCGTTCTCCATCTCAATTCCGTGCGCACGTATGTACCCGGGCTCCGCCGCACGGCAACACACCCGACAACCTACGGCGGCCGAGGCGCACAGCCCGCCCGTCTCCGCGCCCCAACCGCCGCCCTCCGTCACCATGCGGTGACGCGTACGGCCGCGGCATGCCGCGTGGCACAACTCACATCGTCGCGAGACTGATGATGTTGCCCTCGGTGTCTTTGAACCACGCCGCCTTCATTCCCTCGAAGGTAGCCACGCCGTGGTCGGTCTTGAGTCCGATCTCGGGAAGGTCGTACTCCTCGAAGACCACACCCCTGTCGCGCAGTGCGCCGACGACATCCTCGAACACCTCGGGCGTAATCCCAAACCCGAGCGTCGTGTTCTCAGGCGCCGGCATACCAGGTCGCTCGTAGATCATGATGGTGCTTCCCTTGCCGGCGGAGAACACCGCCTCGCGTGCGGGACCGGCCTGGTCCTCACGCTTGAGGCCAAGGGTCGTGGAGTAGAAGTCAG includes:
- a CDS encoding VOC family protein; protein product: MATLGDFPVAAVLRADNLERAADFYSTTLGLKREDQAGPAREAVFSAGKGSTIMIYERPGMPAPENTTLGFGITPEVFEDVVGALRDRGVVFEEYDLPEIGLKTDHGVATFEGMKAAWFKDTEGNIISLATM
- the ygiD gene encoding 4,5-DOPA dioxygenase extradiol — encoded protein: MPATRSTPRLPVLFLAHGNPMNALADNSFTRALRKLAAALPRPDAVLVISAHWLTRGSTHVLTAAMPRTIHDFGGFPRELYDIQYPAPGAPGSAALVREMVPEIEADDEWGLDHAAWAILRHLWSAADVPVFELSLDMVASPAAHWDIGRRLAPLRDRGVLVVGSGNIVHSFAGVSWAPNAVPEPWAEEFDAWVAEAVERRDRERLVDYMAAGRAARLSVPTTDHYLPLLYAAAMSTRDDAVSFPYAAIEMAAMSMRCVRFG